TTGCAGCTGTCTACTCTGGAAGAGGTCTGAGGATGTTAAGGACTCGCTTGAGAACCCTTTGAAGTTGGCCATGATCTTGTCGTGGAGGTCCTCTCAGGAATACACTGAACTGGGTCTTAGCATTGAGTACCATGTAAGGGTGTTGCCTTTGGCGGCGATGACAAAGGATGTTGCTAGGACTGATTCATTTCCACTGACGGAGGCTACGACTACCTCAAAACTCATGATGAATTGTCGCGGGTCTATCTTTCCATTGAACTTGGGTAGGGTGATAGGTTTTTAAGAAGATGGCCATGGGGAGCTTTGAAGTCCTTCGGACAATGGGGACTTTGAATCTATAGATCTATGTACTGATGGCAGAGTATACGGTGTGCCAAAGGTTGATTGGATTGTGGAGCTCAGCAAAGGATTTGGTTGGCTTTGAGCTGCAGGTTGGGGCTGATTGGAGTTGTTTGATGGGGGTTGGTTTGGCTGTAAGCTCTGAATTTCAGTTTGTATGATTTCTAGCTGCTGACAGACCTTCGCTGCCTGTTGTGACACCTGCATTGCCCTTTGGCTCACGGCGAAGGCTGCTGTCAGCATGTCCCTTTATTGTTGTGCATTCTGAAGATCAACCTATAGCTGTTGGAGCACCTGCTCCGGCGTAAGGTTTGGATTGGGCTAATTGGCCTCAGCTGTGGGTTGGATGAGCGgtgcttcctcttcttcattggcTTGAGTTTGTGAGGCACTAGCATACGTGCTGCAAGTTGTGCACTTGGGCCTTCCCCTGGTTGAGGTTTCTGCTTGTGCCCAGCTGGAGGCTTGTCTTTTGGTTGGCATATTGAGTTTGTACAAAAACTAGCATGGTGGGCGCTAATGTTGGGAAATCATTTCCTAGCAGGTTGAGTGCAAGGGAGTCTTCGCTCAGACGAAGGTCGAACTCCAACAATGAACACAAGGCACAATTAGGGTTTCATTCATTCATGGATCTCTCTCTTTTACATGGGGTTTGCTCCCCTCTTTTATAGGTCACTGTACATAAGGGAGTTCTTTTACATCTATGCCCTGCAATTAGCAGGGCATATTCCAGAGATATACCCATACACTCGAAGTCCTTGGGGCATCTCGGGTCTTCTCTCCTCCAACCGCCTTGCTTCATGGGCCTTAGTGGTGAGCCTATTGGAGGCACAGTAGCCCTGCGACGCTCATCCTTCTTGGGAGCTTTGAATGTGGAAGGCGAAGGCTCCGCCTCCAACAGTTCTCCTTGGCTTCTGAGTTAACTCGCCATCTTTCCCCACAGCGACCTTTGCTTCGTTCTCCCACGTTCCACCTTGAGGCGAGCTCTGGGCCTTCACCAATGAGCCTTCGTCGGCCAGAGGACTTTGCATAGTCGTATAGGTGCACCCGAAGGCTCCTACAGAGTGCCTGTCCAGAACAAAAATGAGAGTAATAACTTGTGATTCAATGTTGTATATCAGATGCATGACGAAGAGGTTATAAGAGGGAATTTGTCTTCGCGACCAATGTATCCGTGCCCCAATAGCACCTTAGGGTCAAAACTCTTTGAAGGCAAGCAAAGTCGAATAACAAAGGCTCAAGGAGTTAGAAGACCAATTACAAGCAACGCAAAAGGAACTCAAAGAATGTCGAGCAATAACAAGGGAAAAGTCAATAAAGCAAAAGATAGAAGCCAAGGCCACTCTTCACCATCTAAATGAACAAATTCAGACCGCAAGCCACGAAGTCATAAATGTGGACGACCCAAATTCAACAGCAAAAGCTTCGCAAGAAATAAGTTCCCAAAGATCATTCATATCAATTGATACAAGTTGTCCTATATCAATAAATTTGCAACTAGCACAATGGCCCTTGGGATACAAGTTTAATAGGCTACCAACATTTGATGATCAATCTGACACAAGACAATTGTTGATGAGTTTTGAGGCCACTGTAATTTCTAGAGAAGAAGCGGGGGTTGTAAGCTTACAGCTAGTCTGGGCACAATAACTAAGAaactctgtgagagagacaagtggacaATGTATTAAcagaagagctaactactatatgggtGAGCTGAGAAAAGGCTGCAAAAACCTTATAGCCAGCAAGCCGgctattattagccttgctctagtACGTTACATACTCACTTTGTCTCTAAATAACTATCGTTTTTgtttcccgagaaacaactttgattaaatatatataaaaacaataattattataatacaaaattaatattattagatagatcgttaaatctattttcataataaatttatttggagatataaatgttgcacatattttctataaatctagtcaaacttatggcacggaaacaaaaaaaaaacgacagttatttaggACAGAGGTAGTAGTCGAGTATGTATGTTATGCTGACACGAAATGTAAACTACCTTACATAAAATTATAAAAGATCTTCTAAAACACATTGCACATTACTTGTCACATATGTTGGGAAAAACGTTAGCTGTCATGTGGAGTACGATGGAAACGAAAAGTTACATGCTTATGTCACATACGGTGGGATTCAAATTATACTATACAAATCATGTCATGTCTCCCGTGATGAGGTGATTTaagaataattttttttctaagtgAATCAATTAAttcatttaaaaaataaaaagtttgtGTTAGTTTATAGATTATGAGAGTATCTCTCGTAATGAATCTAAAATGAacctatatatattttttgaaatCTATGATCAAAGATACAAATATTTGACTTAAGATAAAGCTAATACATGTAAAAAAATACAAAGAATATGTTGCTAGCGGTTAGGACATTTTTCTCTCCGTCTCTCGTGATCAAAACATAGTAGATGAAAGTAGAACACATAGACACAAGAGATAGGGAGATTATTCTTTATTCGTCTGAATATTGGTGATTACAACATAAAGCTCCCGCGTATATATAGTCGTGCTAAGACATAATAGTTTGGTAAGAGCCCACGTACAAACGGACTGAGATTAtgatttctctttcttcttttcttctaggatagagtccgtatgttttacaacacCGATAAACATCATATAGAGAATTATTACAAGATACATATATCGTCGTCTGCTATAATAAGGTATCGAAATGTGATATATGGTATCTCTGTTGATCAGCCGATGCATCACTAGTAAAAATCTTGGGGCTTGGGGCGGAAGATGCTGATGTCTCTGTTGTTCACCTCCTGGAGCGGCCTCGCGTTCATCGTATTTCCCTGCAGGTAATAAGAACACGCAAGAAAGGGACTTTAATAAGCTTACAAAAACCAAAACCAGTGTCCGTTCATACTGACTTTTGGTCAGATCAGGCGTGTGGAAATTAGTTATGGAGATGGACTCTTACGTCTTGCAGCGCATCCCTGAGAAGCTTCACCTGGTCCTTGGCCACGGGGCTAATCTGCACACAAAGCATGCACTTGAAAGCTTAGCTTGAGGAAACGCCAGTAACAGCTAGCTTCCCTCGCCAACGCCACCCCGGCCGGTGAAGCAAACAAGAGCCGGAGCGTATGTACCTTGTTGACGACGGTCCAGACGACCCCCTCGGTGCAGGGCGGTGTGGTGAGCGAGCCCATGTAGCGGTAGTACACGCTGCCGATGCCGCGCGCACCGTTGGGGTCTACAACCCCGATGTCCTTCGGCTGGTCCTTCGTGTTCTCGATGCTCCTGATGGAGGGCTCTAGCCAGAGCAGGAACGGGTCCTTGATGGGGCCGATCTCGTAGAGGATGCCGATCACCGCCGTCTTGTTCGCCGAGGTCTGGTGCACCAGGTGCAGCTCCAGGTCGTACCTGCATGCGATCGAGCGCGCGTCTCGGAGCCATTAGTACCGTTTGATAGTCTGTTTAGGACTTTTTAATAGGAGCGTTATTTGGAGCTAGAGTTAGCGCGCTAGCTAGCTACTAGCTTGACACCCTCAAATCACCTGCGGCCGTCGATGGTGTGCTCGCTGGGCGTGTGCCAGTGCAGCTGCTTGAGGTTGTACGTCGTGCCGTTGATCACCAGGCTCCCGGCGTCGCCCTTGAAACTCACCTGCATGCATATGCAACCAATCGCAGCCGGCGTCATCAGCGACCGGCCGGCCAGTCTCATCAATAGTCCTATTCCTGCTATATATTATGTGCTGTGCTAGCTACTGGTAGTGCTCCGATCCCGGCTGCGGCTGGTTAGCAGCATATCTACTAGCCGCCCCCCGTCCGCCGGTGTCCCGATCTCAGCAGCAAGTCATCACGTACCATGACGTCGTGGCCGCTGTTGACGATGGTGGCCTGGGCGGGGCGGTAGGAGGTTTTCAGGTAGCCCAGGGATTGCACCAGCTTGGCACGCTCGTGGGAGAGGTCGATCGGGGACTGCATCCGCCCCACGCTGCAGTTGGCCCACTTCGGCTTGATCTTGCCCCAGTTTGCTGGACCGTTATCCGCGCCCGGGATGTAGCTGAACCTCTCCTCAGGCTCTGCAACGACCAACAAAATGCATGCTCCCTCCAGTCATACACACGTACATGGACCATGGACAGGTAGGTGCAGAACGTACACCGGTGCACGCATGGGTTGCAAGACACGGCATGCATACGATCGAACAACTAACCTGCAGTTTCTGCCTGCGCTCTGGCACCCGGGACGGCGGCGGAGAGCAGGAGCGCCGCGGCGGCGAGGAGCgccccgacggcggcggcgtggcgagcTGGACCCATGCTAGCTGTCCTTTGTGCGCCGCTTGTTTCTGTAGTCGTTGTGGATTTGGGATGGGTAGCAGGGAGGCCGGCATGGTAgggtatatatacacacacgagCGAGGCGGCGGGTAGGGAGGAGCTGAACTCTTTTCCTTCAGGAATCAGGACGGAGAGGCCGGTGATCTCGTCAAACAAACCTGCTGCCGTAGCTGAGGACGAGCACGTACCCACGTTGCAGGAAGTATACGTTCCTGGAGGCTGGATTCTACGCATTGCTGTCCGCttttttttttggacggaggTAAACCCTGCTTTTATAAAGCAACAAGTAACCGATACAAAGTGGCTGGGAATACCAGCTTCCAATGAAAGGATAGAAAACTGAAAGCGCCGTGTACATCACCGGCTGCATCGAGCAAACTAGAACACCCAGAACAGAAGAGAAGACTCCCAGACTTGTTGCTTCAAGAAAGCAAAACGACCtttaacaagctaaaagataacTTGTCCACAGGACCAAAAGAGACAAGAAAGGCTAAGCCTAAGCTAAGGCTACTGAAATTATCTTCTGTAAGTCTGTAACTCCACCGGCTTCGGCGACACTCCCTTTCCAGGTGCTTCAAAGTCTTAAGGTTCAAAgaaaaaagcaagaaaaaaaagatgtaTCGCCCACAGGACAGATCCACACCAGCTGTCCGCATCCATTCTCTGATAACGGAAGGTTGCAGTTCCGTCTTTGACTCGGTCACCAGATCACGCGCCAGCCCGCGCTTGCCCACGTCGCGCACTAGCCGCGCACGCCGCGCGTTCCCCGCGCTCACCAGCGCCTCGCATGTCTCCCGCATATGGGTTTTTCAGTAGAGGCTACAGAGTTGTAATACAGTAAATATGCATTACTGAGATCAATGCAATCTGAGGTTTGATCCAACTCTGTTTCAGTCTCGGCCTCTCCGGCAACGGCCGTTGCACAGAGTCATCGTAGAGGTGCGCATGGCCTAGCAACTAGCATTGATTGCTTGTGGTCGATCCATTGCAGCATGCACGGCATTCGGTAGCTTGTCAATGCATGCAACTACTTGTGCTCCATCCATGGCTCCAATGTTGGACGAAGAAATAACGCGGAGGATCAGAGCTGAGGAGGTCAGCGACGGCCGGCCACGTTCTACATTTCTGGCCCCTTTCAGTTGGTGCTTCGTGTCCTCGTGAGGTTTCGCGTTTCCTGTATAGGTAGAAACTGTGGTGTTAGAATTTAGGACCCTCTCTTAGTCTCTTTTACCTGCTACCTGATGTGTAAGTGTTCAGTTCTTCTGTTCTCAGATCTAGAATTTTACTACATTGTGCACAAGTATATATTAAAACTTTCCCAGATGCATGCAACTAATCAAAAATTAATTATCTTTATGATCTATATCTAGTTATTTCATACCACAATACTAATTAATTAATTTAGATACTCTATAATCTCTATCTGCTTGTCGAAAATTTGCATCGCATTTGCATTGCTCCTCTATGTGTGTTGTTTTAATTTCGTCATTTGCATTGCACCTCTATAGGTTTTGAATATGTATTTTCTTGAACGTTAGCTTAATTTGTGTCAGCTCTTTTTGCATCTTTTTCGGACATAATAAATCTATATTTTGGGTTACGCATTTGATCTTATTAATTGTTATATAGCCACCTGAGCAAACTCCGGTACGGTCAGTGAAATATACGAAACAGGTAGGTGGGCATGCATGCCTATTGTGCTTAGTAATTGAAATAGAAGAGAGAATTTTACAATTAACTTGATATATATGGTGATGTTACCTTCCATGTCATCTTAACTCAACAGATTCAAATTGTTTTACTCAACTCGTGTCTGTGCGCAGGTCAGCCGTGAGGAGCTGGACTCTTTCCGTCAGCAGGAGAGGCCGGTGAACGCGTGAAAAATGGAAAAAAGAAGAGGAAACTGTTGCCACGGCCGAGGACGAGCGAGGT
This DNA window, taken from Miscanthus floridulus cultivar M001 chromosome 13, ASM1932011v1, whole genome shotgun sequence, encodes the following:
- the LOC136501561 gene encoding bifunctional monodehydroascorbate reductase and carbonic anhydrase nectarin-3-like, which translates into the protein MGPARHAAAVGALLAAAALLLSAAVPGARAQAETAEPEERFSYIPGADNGPANWGKIKPKWANCSVGRMQSPIDLSHERAKLVQSLGYLKTSYRPAQATIVNSGHDVMVSFKGDAGSLVINGTTYNLKQLHWHTPSEHTIDGRRYDLELHLVHQTSANKTAVIGILYEIGPIKDPFLLWLEPSIRSIENTKDQPKDIGVVDPNGARGIGSVYYRYMGSLTTPPCTEGVVWTVVNKISPVAKDQVKLLRDALQDGNTMNARPLQEVNNRDISIFRPKPQDFY